A section of the Vidua macroura isolate BioBank_ID:100142 chromosome 23, ASM2450914v1, whole genome shotgun sequence genome encodes:
- the ECE1 gene encoding endothelin-converting enzyme 1 isoform X1, which produces MMSTYKRATLDDEDPLESLGDGDGYPNGFQVNFRGSRGSRACWAERTRAEKQLVVLVGVLAVLLVACLLGLIFQYRARPPAVCLSEACISITSSILSSLDRAVNPCEDFFSYACGGWIKANPLPDGHSRWGTFNNLWEHNQAIMKHLLENTTANVSSEAERKAQRYYQACMNESKIEELRATPLMELIQKLGGWNITGTCAGDNFNETLREVTAHYRTSPFFSVYVSADSKNSNSNVIQVDQSGLGLPSRDYYLNKTENEKVLAGYLNYMVQLGMFLGGTDEESTRQQMQQILDFETALANITIPQEKHRDEEVIYHKMTAGDLKELAPAVDWMPFLSTVFYPVELNESEPVVVYAKEYLEQVSDLILATDKCLLNNYMIWNLVRKTSPLLDQRFQDAEEKFMEVMYGTKKSCLPRWKFCISDTDNNLGFALGAMFVKATFAEDSKQVAEEMIAEIKTAFEESLETLQWMDEETRKSAKEKADAIYNMIGYPKFIMDPKELDKVFNDYEAVPDLYFENVMQFYNFSARVTADQLRKPPNRDQWSMTPPTVNAYYSPTKNEIVFPAGILQAPFYTRASPKSLNFGGIGVVVGHELTHAFDDQGREYDKDGNLRPWWKNSSVEAFKHQTACMVEQYGNYTVNGEAVNGKHTLGENIADNGGLKAAYRAYQNWLKKNGDEETLPTLGLTNHQLFFVGFAQVWCSVRTPESSHEGLITDPHSPSRFRVIGTVSNSQEFAEHFSCPPGSPMNPLKKCEVW; this is translated from the exons ATG ATGTCGACCTACAAGCGGGCGACGCTGGACGATGAAGACCCCCTGGAGTCCCTTGGTGATGGTGATGGATACCCCAATGGCTTTCAG GTGAACTTCCGCGGCTCACGGGGCAGCCGGGCGTGCTGGGCTGAGCGGACACGTGCTGAGAAGcagctggtggtgctggtgggggTGCTGGCGGTGCTGCTCGTGGCCTGTCTGCTGGGACTCATCTTCCAGTACAGAGCCA GGCCACCCGCCGTGTGCCTGTCGGAAGCCTGCATCTCCATCACcagctccatcctcagctcGCTGGACCGTGCGGTGAATCCCTGCGAGGACTTCTTCAGCTACGCCTGCGGGGGCTGGATCAAGGCCAACCCCCTCCCCGATGGTCACTCGCGCTGGGGCACCTTCAACAACCTCTGGGAGCACAACCAGGCCATCATGAAGCACCTGCTGG AAAACACCACGGCCAATGTGTCCAGCGAGGCAGAGCGCAAGGCACAGCGCTATTACCAAGCCTGCATGAATGAGAGCAAGATCGAGGAGCTGCGTGCCACCCCGCTCATGGAACTCATCCAAAAG ctgggtgGCTGGAACATCACAGGTACCTGTGCCGGTGACAACTTCAACGAGACGCTGCGGGAGGTGACGGCGCATTATCGCACCTCGCCCTTCTTTTCCGTCTACGTCAGCGCCGACTCCAAGAACTCCAACAGCAATGTCATCCAGGTGGATCAGTCGGGGCTGGGCCTGCCATCGCGGGATTACTACCTGAACAAGACGGAGAATGAGAAG GTGCTCGCTGGGTACCTGAACTACATGGTGCAGCTGGGGATGTTCCTGGGAGGCACCGATGAGGAGTCGACACGGCAGCAGATGCAGCAGATCCTGGACTTTGAGACGGCCTTGGCCAACATCACCATCCCGCAGGAGAAGCATCGAGATGAGGAAGTCATCTACCATAAAATGACAGCGGGAGACCTAAAG GAGCTGGCACCGGCTGTGGACTGGATGCCCTTTCTCTCCACGGTCTTCTACCCCGTGGAGCTCAACGAGTCAGAGCCCGTTGTGGTCTATGCCAAGGAGTACCTGGAGCAGGTCTCTGACCTTATCCTGGCCACGGATAAGTG TCTCCTCAACAACTACATGATCTGGAACCTGGTGCGGAAAACCAGCCCACTCCTTGACCAGCGCTTCCAGGATGCTGAGGAAAAATTCATGGAAGTGATGTATGGGACAAAGAAG agctgcctcccacGCTGGAAGTTTTGCATCAGTGACACGGACAACAACCTGGGCTTCGCCCTGGGGGCCATGTTTGTCAAGGCCACCTTTGCTGAGGACAGCAAGCAGGTG GCGGAGGAAATGATTGCAGAGATTAAAACTGCCTTCGAGGAAAGCCTGGAGACCCTGCAGTGGATGGATGAAGAGACGAGGAAATCAGCCAAAGAGAAG GCAGATGCCATCTACAACATGATTGGCTATCCCAAATTCATCATGGACCCCAAGGAGCTGGATAAAGTGTTTAATGAC TACGAGGCCGTGCCCGACCTCTATTTTGAGAATGTCATGCAGTTTTACAACTTCTCAGCCAGGGTAACGGCTGACCAGCTCCGGAAACCGCCAAACCGGGACCA GTGGAGCATGACACCTCCGACGGTCAACGCGTATTACTCTCCCACCAAGAATGAGATTGTCTTCCCTGCCGGCATCCTCCAGGCCCCCTTTTACACCCGTGCGTCCCCCAA GTCTCTGAATTTTGGTGGGATTGGTGTGGTGGTAGGCCATGAGTTGACACATGCCTTCGATGACCAAG GCCGGGAATATGACAAAGATGGCAACCTGCGTCCCTGGTGGAAGAACTCCTCCGTGGAAGCCTTCAAGCATCAGACAGCGTGCATGGTGGAGCAGTATGGCAACTACACTGTCAACGGTGAGGCAGTCAATGGCAAGCACACCCTCGGGGAGAACATCGCTGACAATGGGGGCCTCAAGGCTGCCTACCGG GCATATCAAAACTGGCTGAAAAAGAATGGGGATGAAGAAACACTCCCAACTCTCGGCCTCACCAACCACCAGCTCTTCTTCGTTGGCTTTGCACAG GTGTGGTGCTCAGTTCGCACACCAGAGAGCTCGCATGAGGGGCTCATCACcgacccccacagcccctcgCGTTTCCGCGTCATCGGCACAGTCTCCAACTCCCAGGAGTTTGCGGAGCACTTCAGCTGCCCCCCGGGCTCCCCCATGAACCCCCTCAAGAAGTGTGAAGTCTGGTGA
- the ECE1 gene encoding endothelin-converting enzyme 1 isoform X2, whose product MSTYKRATLDDEDPLESLGDGDGYPNGFQVNFRGSRGSRACWAERTRAEKQLVVLVGVLAVLLVACLLGLIFQYRARPPAVCLSEACISITSSILSSLDRAVNPCEDFFSYACGGWIKANPLPDGHSRWGTFNNLWEHNQAIMKHLLENTTANVSSEAERKAQRYYQACMNESKIEELRATPLMELIQKLGGWNITGTCAGDNFNETLREVTAHYRTSPFFSVYVSADSKNSNSNVIQVDQSGLGLPSRDYYLNKTENEKVLAGYLNYMVQLGMFLGGTDEESTRQQMQQILDFETALANITIPQEKHRDEEVIYHKMTAGDLKELAPAVDWMPFLSTVFYPVELNESEPVVVYAKEYLEQVSDLILATDKCLLNNYMIWNLVRKTSPLLDQRFQDAEEKFMEVMYGTKKSCLPRWKFCISDTDNNLGFALGAMFVKATFAEDSKQVAEEMIAEIKTAFEESLETLQWMDEETRKSAKEKADAIYNMIGYPKFIMDPKELDKVFNDYEAVPDLYFENVMQFYNFSARVTADQLRKPPNRDQWSMTPPTVNAYYSPTKNEIVFPAGILQAPFYTRASPKSLNFGGIGVVVGHELTHAFDDQGREYDKDGNLRPWWKNSSVEAFKHQTACMVEQYGNYTVNGEAVNGKHTLGENIADNGGLKAAYRAYQNWLKKNGDEETLPTLGLTNHQLFFVGFAQVWCSVRTPESSHEGLITDPHSPSRFRVIGTVSNSQEFAEHFSCPPGSPMNPLKKCEVW is encoded by the exons ATGTCGACCTACAAGCGGGCGACGCTGGACGATGAAGACCCCCTGGAGTCCCTTGGTGATGGTGATGGATACCCCAATGGCTTTCAG GTGAACTTCCGCGGCTCACGGGGCAGCCGGGCGTGCTGGGCTGAGCGGACACGTGCTGAGAAGcagctggtggtgctggtgggggTGCTGGCGGTGCTGCTCGTGGCCTGTCTGCTGGGACTCATCTTCCAGTACAGAGCCA GGCCACCCGCCGTGTGCCTGTCGGAAGCCTGCATCTCCATCACcagctccatcctcagctcGCTGGACCGTGCGGTGAATCCCTGCGAGGACTTCTTCAGCTACGCCTGCGGGGGCTGGATCAAGGCCAACCCCCTCCCCGATGGTCACTCGCGCTGGGGCACCTTCAACAACCTCTGGGAGCACAACCAGGCCATCATGAAGCACCTGCTGG AAAACACCACGGCCAATGTGTCCAGCGAGGCAGAGCGCAAGGCACAGCGCTATTACCAAGCCTGCATGAATGAGAGCAAGATCGAGGAGCTGCGTGCCACCCCGCTCATGGAACTCATCCAAAAG ctgggtgGCTGGAACATCACAGGTACCTGTGCCGGTGACAACTTCAACGAGACGCTGCGGGAGGTGACGGCGCATTATCGCACCTCGCCCTTCTTTTCCGTCTACGTCAGCGCCGACTCCAAGAACTCCAACAGCAATGTCATCCAGGTGGATCAGTCGGGGCTGGGCCTGCCATCGCGGGATTACTACCTGAACAAGACGGAGAATGAGAAG GTGCTCGCTGGGTACCTGAACTACATGGTGCAGCTGGGGATGTTCCTGGGAGGCACCGATGAGGAGTCGACACGGCAGCAGATGCAGCAGATCCTGGACTTTGAGACGGCCTTGGCCAACATCACCATCCCGCAGGAGAAGCATCGAGATGAGGAAGTCATCTACCATAAAATGACAGCGGGAGACCTAAAG GAGCTGGCACCGGCTGTGGACTGGATGCCCTTTCTCTCCACGGTCTTCTACCCCGTGGAGCTCAACGAGTCAGAGCCCGTTGTGGTCTATGCCAAGGAGTACCTGGAGCAGGTCTCTGACCTTATCCTGGCCACGGATAAGTG TCTCCTCAACAACTACATGATCTGGAACCTGGTGCGGAAAACCAGCCCACTCCTTGACCAGCGCTTCCAGGATGCTGAGGAAAAATTCATGGAAGTGATGTATGGGACAAAGAAG agctgcctcccacGCTGGAAGTTTTGCATCAGTGACACGGACAACAACCTGGGCTTCGCCCTGGGGGCCATGTTTGTCAAGGCCACCTTTGCTGAGGACAGCAAGCAGGTG GCGGAGGAAATGATTGCAGAGATTAAAACTGCCTTCGAGGAAAGCCTGGAGACCCTGCAGTGGATGGATGAAGAGACGAGGAAATCAGCCAAAGAGAAG GCAGATGCCATCTACAACATGATTGGCTATCCCAAATTCATCATGGACCCCAAGGAGCTGGATAAAGTGTTTAATGAC TACGAGGCCGTGCCCGACCTCTATTTTGAGAATGTCATGCAGTTTTACAACTTCTCAGCCAGGGTAACGGCTGACCAGCTCCGGAAACCGCCAAACCGGGACCA GTGGAGCATGACACCTCCGACGGTCAACGCGTATTACTCTCCCACCAAGAATGAGATTGTCTTCCCTGCCGGCATCCTCCAGGCCCCCTTTTACACCCGTGCGTCCCCCAA GTCTCTGAATTTTGGTGGGATTGGTGTGGTGGTAGGCCATGAGTTGACACATGCCTTCGATGACCAAG GCCGGGAATATGACAAAGATGGCAACCTGCGTCCCTGGTGGAAGAACTCCTCCGTGGAAGCCTTCAAGCATCAGACAGCGTGCATGGTGGAGCAGTATGGCAACTACACTGTCAACGGTGAGGCAGTCAATGGCAAGCACACCCTCGGGGAGAACATCGCTGACAATGGGGGCCTCAAGGCTGCCTACCGG GCATATCAAAACTGGCTGAAAAAGAATGGGGATGAAGAAACACTCCCAACTCTCGGCCTCACCAACCACCAGCTCTTCTTCGTTGGCTTTGCACAG GTGTGGTGCTCAGTTCGCACACCAGAGAGCTCGCATGAGGGGCTCATCACcgacccccacagcccctcgCGTTTCCGCGTCATCGGCACAGTCTCCAACTCCCAGGAGTTTGCGGAGCACTTCAGCTGCCCCCCGGGCTCCCCCATGAACCCCCTCAAGAAGTGTGAAGTCTGGTGA